gtttccaaaaatgtttgggacgctgcgtaaaatgcaaataaaaacagaatgcaatgatgtgcaaatcatttaaactctatattcaatagaaaatagtacaaagacaacatcaaatgttggaAATGGGGATGTAATACATTGCATTGAAATCTTTGCCTTCAAATTGGATTTCAAGAATTGGAGATAAAAGTGAAGGAATTGAAAAATTTTGATTCTCTGTCTATTTACTATGTTTATTTACTGTTTATTTATGTGCCtatgtatttaatataatttgaatattgtCTCTGTTTAAGTGTGTTAGAGAAATGTTATGCATCAGTTGTTTAAACAGACACTGCCAGGTGGCACCAAGGAAGGCATGGATTGGAATGGGTCAGGGGTCGGGGGTCGTTAGAGTCCCCATTCATCCTAAAACATCCCCCATGTCCTCATTTTGGTTATAACACAGAGTTTGTCTAAGAATGTCACTTCTTGATTTATCCTATTCTTCTCTGCATGCCTCCTCATTTGGCAACATCAAATCTCCAGAATACTGGTATCTTTCATACATGTTATACAATTGTATGCTCCcttattaaaatgaaatgttactCTAATTCATTAACTAATTGGAATAATCCTGAAACCTGGTCAGAATCCAGTTCCAGCTAAAGTGAACATAATAATAACATCCATGCTGTAACAGGTATTGAGATGTAACACGGTCTCTGAGTCTCACCACGGGAGAAGGCCACGGAGCCGACCAGGAGTTGCAGGACACCACCCGCCACCACCGCCCACGGCAACACCATCATGCCCAGTGGGGCACGGCTCCCCCCGGAcactgtgatggagaaggcTGCGAGGACGGAGCAGGCGTGGCCCAACACCTCCGCGTCCGCGTATCTGGAGTAACCTAGGTACGGCGTGTGGCTGGTTTGGCTGTGGGGGCGAAGCGACAGGCTGCTGATATGCCCCACCAGGGCTTTGAACACGCCCTCCCCGGTAGGGATCCTATTGGCTGAGACATTGTTGTAGGACGTGACCAGTAGCATGACAGCTGAAAGAACGTAAAGGGCCCCCTGGACGCCCTGTGCTCCTGcctggaaggagagggagggttgGGCTGCCAGGGCGATGGTGTACGCTACATAGAACAGCTGGTAAAGACCCTCTGACAGACCCTTCTGACAGCTGAACAGGGCCAGGATGAAGAACAGAACTGAGAAGACTACAGGGAAGGGGACCGGGGATGAGGGGAATATGGAGAAGGCCACCAGGAGGGCCGTGTAGCCCTCTGCAAAGCGCAGGATGGAGGTTAAGCCGTAGAAGGTGGCGGCCAGGGGGTCCATGTATCTGAAGGACAGGATACACACCCCGACCTGGAAGACACCTGCCGTCCACAGCCAGGGGACATGACCCACTGAGAGCTGAGGGACCACCCCCAGCAGGGGGCAGGCTAACACACTCGCGGACAGGAGGTTCATCACCAGACCAACAGGCACCACGTCGTTACGCTCCTCTTGACCTCTGAGCCCTAACCCTTGACCCAATGCCCTCTTCCTTAGCTCTGTCCCAGGCGCCTCCACCCTGCCCTGGGTGATGTATGAGAGCAGACGCCCGCAGCCAAAGTACACCCCCACCAAGGTGACCAGCAGATAGCACGCGGCCGTGCCTGACTGGCCAAACCCCGCGGAGCTAAGGCCGGCAATCTGGTGCCCACAGGCCAGACTGATGGAGAGGCAGATGATGAAGAGGACCACCTAGAACATAGCAACACAATACATCACAATAATACAGTAATACTATAACACAATACATCACAATAATATAACAATACTATAACACAATACATCACAATAATGAAACAATACTATAACACAATACATCACAATAATGTAACAATACTATAACACAATACAGCACAACAATATAACAATACTATAATTCAACAGTactataatacaaaaatattataatgtagTTGTAGCAGGAATTACTTGAAGACTAGGATTTGACAATCTGCTCACAATTCAGATAGATGGattaatatatatacagatagGTAGAACCACCTCTCTCTGGAGAATGGACACTGTAGCGAGGATGAGGAGGGCCAGGGCGAAGGCTGCCAGGCCAGGCACCAGGGAAGACTTCAGCTCTGAGgcccccaccaccccctccccaaTCAACAAGTGGACCAGGCCAGAGCCACACCACAGCGCCGACACGCTCAGACACACACTGGAGAACAACGAGGACTGGGCCAGGCTGCGACGCACTCCttcatggagggagggagagtattAAACACACGGATTCATGCCATGGTGGATGTTTTAGTAGTTACATACTAGGCTATCACTGACAAATCTTTGTGGAAAATGAAAGGCTACCAGAGTAGGCCAAGAGAGCAGCGATGATGAGCAGCAGAACTCCCAGAGCAGTATGGGGGATGAAGTATTTGTCAGGGGAGCTGCCATAGTTATTAACCAGCAACAAAAGAGAACCTGCAACAGATCAATGGATCAGAACACAGTAGGCTTCAGAACTGACTAAAGTTTGCCATGAACATATAAACACCCACTTTTGGCAGAGTGTCTGTACTGAATCTTTACTGAAACACCTGTCCACTCAAATTTCTCACATGAAACCTATTCGGAAATAACCTCAAGCAATCAATTGATAGCCTAAATGAATGTATATTATCAACcttcaaacacatttgtttgtgaaCACAATAATTTCTAAACAATCCAAGTaaaaaggaagagaaaataaatcaaacgCCCCAATTCTTTCTGTATCGCATGCGTTTTATTGACTATCATCAAATTGTCCGCAACAGCAAACGACCATATGATAAACTTCCAATAGTGAAATAAACTCAAGAATATTGTACATTTAGCTTACAATGTAGTACAATCGCAATACTGTTCTTTAATTGCCAGACgggtttaattaattaaaatacattatatgaTCAGAAGTAATCTCGACATACCCCCGGAGATCCCGAGGATGCCTACGGAGAAATGCAGCGACTCTGTCTCGAGCTCAGCCATCGTCAGATAAACTGATGTTCGCGTGGTGGAGAGAGCGTTTATAGACGATCCGATGTCTGACGTCATTTTCTATTAGTGGTAGGACGGCGGAGGAGAGCAGCGAAGTTACAAAATCAGAAACAACCGGACAAgtcattcagtaaaataagccgGATGTGTTTTTCTCTTAACTATTTACTCTAGACAACTAAtatacaaattcaaaatgttatagTTTAGGCTTGGTTTGAATACATGCATACTATGTCTcatcagaaaatgtgttatgttgatttttcacaatattttcaCCAAACACTGTTAAGTTTATAAACTGCAATAAAAAGTCGAGAATCCCCTTGAAGTGTTTTCAGCTTAGTAAGTGCCTCAGTCTCAGACTCTCATGAATATAAAATAGGATTGTTTTTGCcacttaataaatatatttcagagGGAACGTGCAGAAACTGCTGATTATTTCCTAATCAGTATCAGTAGATGATCAGGTGTGAATCAGGGGGATCAGTATATGGTTGGATGTAACTCAATGGGATCAGTAGATGATTACGTGTAAATCAGAGGGATCAGTACATGATTAGGTGTAGATCAGGGGGATCAGTACATTATTAGGTGTAGATCAGGCAGTTGGCTGCAgttcttttaattattttgaatacaGACAATGACACCATACACCCCTCCAGTCTGAGAGATTCAACTGTGACTAGGCAGTTTCCTCAAAGTAAACCGAGTAACAGGAAG
The window above is part of the Esox lucius isolate fEsoLuc1 chromosome 4, fEsoLuc1.pri, whole genome shotgun sequence genome. Proteins encoded here:
- the si:ch211-153b23.4 gene encoding uncharacterized protein si:ch211-153b23.4; amino-acid sequence: MAELETESLHFSVGILGISGGSLLLLVNNYGSSPDKYFIPHTALGVLLLIIAALLAYSGVRRSLAQSSLFSSVCLSVSALWCGSGLVHLLIGEGVVGASELKSSLVPGLAAFALALLILATVSILQREVVLFIICLSISLACGHQIAGLSSAGFGQSGTAACYLLVTLVGVYFGCGRLLSYITQGRVEAPGTELRKRALGQGLGLRGQEERNDVVPVGLVMNLLSASVLACPLLGVVPQLSVGHVPWLWTAGVFQVGVCILSFRYMDPLAATFYGLTSILRFAEGYTALLVAFSIFPSSPVPFPVVFSVLFFILALFSCQKGLSEGLYQLFYVAYTIALAAQPSLSFQAGAQGVQGALYVLSAVMLLVTSYNNVSANRIPTGEGVFKALVGHISSLSLRPHSQTSHTPYLGYSRYADAEVLGHACSVLAAFSITVSGGSRAPLGMMVLPWAVVAGGVLQLLVGSVAFSRGKTLESTAFLLYGVLWSVWGLTRYGGLYGDVRSFNLAVGIISFLLFNTLVTFGALLLNVTWLVYAATFQLIIISFLLDAVGALPYGYDIGVSIVFGLVSFYCFLSGLFNMTFLTPCLPQGQPLVRLSGTGGGKSICPHVPARKATAVHQIAEIMKSGGICGIPTDTVYVLVAACNRPEAVEKAYRCKQQAQDRPMSLWVSSINQLEPVRSLLSPLLWDFMSAAWPSSISMVIARGPWMEMFGLGESSKHIGTTQSIAIRNPDCAVATHLMNMVGPIAVTSANPTGEADTTHHNQVYAKLGDKVDGVLCDGPSPENIASTVVDCTKIDSGHIGFFRVGVIPKSQVLQIFTEVQKRHFHGQMNPGFEADQTESDLHLNFDSNITENQTITAQEDENTPSTDS